The DNA segment CAGGTGCAGAATCTCACCCAGGAAACTCTAGCGTACCACACCGGCTTCCATCATCTGAATCTTCACTCTAACAAGATCCACTTTATTCAGCCGGGGCTCTTCAAAGACATGACTGATCTGAGAGTCCTGGATCTGTCCAAGAATCATCTGAATGTTTTTGCTTTCTCCAAAATCAACATTGGACCTCTTACAGCTGTAGAGTCACTTGATCTTTCAAACAATGGGCTGTACACAGGGATGTCGGAGTATTTCCTGGCTGATTCTCCATCGCTGGCAAACCTTTCTCTGAACAGCAACAGCATCACCAAAATAGCACAAAATACCTTCAGTGGATCCTCGTCATTGATTAAAATCAACCTCCACAATAACGTCATCATGGAGATTGAAGATGGAGCTTTTGACTCCTTGGATAGACTGACTGAACTCGATTTGTCCAAGAACTCCATCACGTGCATCACAAACTTCAATCTCTGTAACCTAAAAGTACTTAATCTCAGCAAGAACAGCATGGAGCTTTTCCAAAGCACAACATCAACAGATTTTTATAAACTCCGCTCTCTTGATCTAAGTGAAAACAAAATGCCTTACTTCCCCCTTCTCCCTAGAAACAACATGCTTGAATACCTGGACATTTCACGAAACCAACTTCAAAGCATCAATGTCACAGGAAgtcctgaaaaaaagacaaaagtttatttttttcacctgAAATATTTGGACATGAGTTACAACCAACTCAAAAGTCTACCAGAGtcctttttttactgtatgGGATCACTCGAGGTCCTGAATGTGAGTAATAACTGTATCAGCTCGTTCTCTATCACCAGCCAAAACCTTCTCCGGACAGTGAAGATTATCAATCTCAGCTTTAATTCGTTGCAGAGTCTGACATTCGGGGAAAACACTCTGCGATCACTGGAAAAGCTCTTCTTACATGGAAATGGCCTCACCACCCTGGACAATCAAATATTTCAAAGACCTCCAAGCCTCAAATACCTTCAGCTCCAGCAGAATAACCTGATAATCTGTTCCTTGGAGCAAAACCATCAGGAACCTCCAGGCTGTGTCTCATTTTCTTCAGTACCAAACTTGCAGTTCCTGTACCTGTCTGAAAACAATCTGAAGAGTCTGCCTGCGAATGCGTTTGCCAACAGCCCTCTGAAGTTACTGGACTTGTCCCTGAACCAGGGCTTAGACATGGACAAAGACTCCCTCTCTGGTCTGGAGAATTCCCTGGTGCACCTCCTCTTGAGGGAAAACAATATTTCCAGTCTAAACACAGACCTGTCGTTGCTGAGGAGTCTCAAACACATAGACCTGTCCACCAACCAGTTGACCGCTCTACCTATGTGGAACAAAGACTCCTCCATCGAGTCACTAAACCTGCAGAACAACAACCTGGTCACCCTGGAGTACAGCACCATGGTCGCTCTGGAGCACTCACTAAAAACCCTCTACATGGGCTCCAACCCACTGAGCTGCTGCAGCAACCTTGACTTCCTCCACATGGTCCAGCACTCGGCCGTGGTCGTTCCCGACATCGAGACCGTGACCTGCATTCACGAGGAGTATTCAGAACCGGTCAACATCGAGAAGGTGACCCAGAAAATGTGTCATAGATCAGGCGGCCAGAACTATATTATTGCAATTGTAGTGATAGGGTTAGTTGTGATGATTGTGCTGGGCCTGCTGGTTAAATGTTGCCAATTGAGGAAACAAAAGCACATCCAAAGCTTTAGCGCTTAATGTAAAATCATGAAGGAATTTATGTTTGGGACTTGGATGGTGTTTCTAACCAGAAACAGTAGAAACACATGAATGTAGTGTCTGTGATGTCACCCAACGTCTTATGAAGGGACTATTTAATGCCTTGAGTTGGGTTTACTACTCTCATCTTTGCCACTGAATGAATAAATCTAAATTTGAGATGGGACACACAAGAAGCAACCAAAATGGCTGGCCGAGACAGCTGTCATTACTAAAGAAAATACATGCCATAATATTTCCTAAATGAAGACAATACAATAGACAACCTATTTAAACCAGAAGTTCCTGTGGAAAATGTTTCAAAAGAAAAGTTTGGACTTTTTAGATGAACTTCTAAATGTTTCTGGCAGTCAGCATCTAGTGGTTATTTAAGGAACTGCATTTTTATGTCT comes from the Etheostoma spectabile isolate EspeVRDwgs_2016 chromosome 13, UIUC_Espe_1.0, whole genome shotgun sequence genome and includes:
- the lrrc32 gene encoding LOW QUALITY PROTEIN: transforming growth factor beta activator LRRC32 (The sequence of the model RefSeq protein was modified relative to this genomic sequence to represent the inferred CDS: deleted 4 bases in 2 codons), with amino-acid sequence MWREESAERSLWLAVFSWLLSIICEWVCAEDVKSTWSGGTVKTSNQLKVSTMAAFQLLFPLLVSCVAASVHPPGHLPACQVIQMDVFCSDLSLRSAPVNLPHGVHMLDLSRNQVQNLTQETLAYHTGFHHLNLHSNKIHFIQPGLFKDMTDLRVLDLSKNHLNVFAFSKINIGPLTAVESLDLSNNGLYTGMSEYFLADSPSLANLSLNSNSITKIAQNTFSGSSSLIKINLHNNVIMEIEDGAFDSLDRLTELDLSKNSITCITNFNLCNLKVLNLSKNSMELFQSTTSTDFYKLRSLDLSENKMPYFPLLPRNNMLEYLDISRNQLQSINVTGSPEKKTKVYFFHLKYLDMSYNQLKSLPESFFYCMGSLEVLNVSNNCISSFSITSQNLLRTVKIINLSFNSLQSLTFGENTLRSLEKLFLHGNGLTTLDNQIFQRPPSLKYLQLQQNNLIICSLEQNHQEPPGCVSFSSVPNLQFLYLSENNLKSLPANAFANSPLKLLDLSLNQGLDMDKDSLSGLENSLVHLLLRENNISSLNTDLSLLRSLKHIDLSTNQLTALPMWNKDSSIESLNLQNNNLVTLEYSTMVALEHSLKTLYMGSNPLSCCSNLDFLHMVQHSAVVVPDIETVTCIHEEYSEPVNIEKVTQKMCHRSGGQNYIIAIVVIGLVVMIVLGLLVKCCQLRKQKHIQSFSA